Proteins from one Flavobacterium sp. N2038 genomic window:
- the arfB gene encoding alternative ribosome rescue aminoacyl-tRNA hydrolase ArfB: MDSDKIISELAFKAVRSSGAGGQNVNKVSSKVVLSFDLNASEALSAEEKLLLQTNIAARLTSENVLILNCDEDRSQLKNKEIVVKRFLEIIKKGLFVPKVRKATKIPKSVIKKRIKDKKNVSDLKQSRRKPNLE, encoded by the coding sequence ATGGATAGCGATAAAATCATATCAGAATTAGCTTTTAAAGCCGTTCGCAGTAGTGGTGCTGGCGGACAAAATGTGAATAAAGTTTCCTCAAAAGTCGTTTTGTCTTTTGATTTAAATGCTTCGGAAGCTTTATCTGCTGAGGAAAAACTACTTTTGCAAACTAATATTGCAGCTCGTTTAACTTCTGAAAATGTTTTAATCTTAAATTGTGACGAAGATCGTAGTCAGCTTAAAAACAAAGAGATTGTTGTAAAACGTTTTTTAGAAATTATAAAGAAAGGATTGTTTGTGCCTAAAGTTAGAAAAGCGACAAAGATTCCAAAATCGGTAATTAAAAAGCGTATCAAGGATAAAAAGAATGTTTCGGATCTAAAACAATCCAGAAGAAAACCTAACTTGGAATA